AGTTGGTCGCCGGGAGGAAACTTCTCGCCAGTAGCCTCCTCAAGGGCGGGGATCATCTCCACGCGCTTCCATGGGGCTTTCCAGTTGACCTGGTATTCTTCACCAGTCTGTGTGTGGAAGGTGGTCTCATAGCCACCAGTTATGTGCTTAACCAGGCCGGAAACAAGCTCCTCTGTCATGTTCATGACATCGTAGACATCTGCATAAGCCCAGTAAAACTCGCAGGTTGTGAATTCGGGGTTGTGAGTAAGGTCGATACCCTCGTTTCTGAACTGGCGACCGAGCTCGTAAACACGCTCGAGTCCTCCAACAATCAGCATCTTAAGGTAAAGCTCAGGAGCAATACGCATAAATAGGTTCATGTCGTGTTCGTTGTGGTGAGTTACAAAAGGCTTGGCTGTTGCACCACCAGCAATGGCATTCATCATGGGGGTTTCAACCTCGACGAAGTCACGCTGGTCCAAGAAGTTGCGAATATACGTAACCATCCGAGAACGAGTGACCATAACATTACGAGACTTATCGTTCATGATCAGATCAAGATAGCGCTGGCGGAAGCGCTGTTCCTTGTCCTGGAAACCGTAGTGTTCGGTTGGGATGGCGTGAAGGCAGGGCGCGAGCAGGATCACCTCGGTAGCGAAGATAGACAGCTCACCGTCAGGTCGGTTCTTGGGGTTACTACGACCAGGGAAACCGACAATACCAATGATATCACCTCTCCGGAGGTTCTCGTGCTGATCCTCGAATGAAATAGCACCAGTAGCATGCTGGGCCTGTGCCACCACCTGCACCTTGACACCCTCGGCGCGGATATCGTAGAAGATCAACTTAGCACCGGACGATCGCTTAGTGTAAATTCTACCGGCAATCCGGACAGTGGTTTCGGGCTTCTGCTCGCCCTTCTCCAGGCTCTCATAGTTCTTCAAGAACTTGCGTAGGTCGTCGGTGACCTGGAACTTGTGGGGGTAGGGGTCGGGCTGCTTGGTCTC
Above is a window of Aspergillus puulaauensis MK2 DNA, chromosome 2, nearly complete sequence DNA encoding:
- the KRS1 gene encoding lysine--tRNA ligase KRS1 (COG:J;~EggNog:ENOG410PFUC;~InterPro:IPR006195,IPR018149,IPR034762,IPR044136, IPR004365,IPR004364,IPR012340,IPR002313;~PFAM:PF01336,PF00152;~antiSMASH:Cluster_2.8;~go_component: GO:0005737 - cytoplasm [Evidence IEA];~go_function: GO:0000166 - nucleotide binding [Evidence IEA];~go_function: GO:0003676 - nucleic acid binding [Evidence IEA];~go_function: GO:0004812 - aminoacyl-tRNA ligase activity [Evidence IEA];~go_function: GO:0004824 - lysine-tRNA ligase activity [Evidence IEA];~go_function: GO:0005524 - ATP binding [Evidence IEA];~go_process: GO:0006418 - tRNA aminoacylation for protein translation [Evidence IEA];~go_process: GO:0006430 - lysyl-tRNA aminoacylation [Evidence IEA]); translated protein: MTDSNPVKEVEASMANLLLDEVTGEKVSKTELKRRQKLREKEAKKKEKEAAAPPKAAQKKVSAEEEEANLTPNQYFEIRSKRINKLRETKQPDPYPHKFQVTDDLRKFLKNYESLEKGEQKPETTVRIAGRIYTKRSSGAKLIFYDIRAEGVKVQVVAQAQHATGAISFEDQHENLRRGDIIGIVGFPGRSNPKNRPDGELSIFATEVILLAPCLHAIPTEHYGFQDKEQRFRQRYLDLIMNDKSRNVMVTRSRMVTYIRNFLDQRDFVEVETPMMNAIAGGATAKPFVTHHNEHDMNLFMRIAPELYLKMLIVGGLERVYELGRQFRNEGIDLTHNPEFTTCEFYWAYADVYDVMNMTEELVSGLVKHITGGYETTFHTQTGEEYQVNWKAPWKRVEMIPALEEATGEKFPPGDQLHTAETAEFLKKVLKKTGVDCSPPLTNARMLDKLVGEFIEETCVNPTFITGHPQMMSPLAKYHRKTSGLCERFEAFVCKKEIVNAYTELNDPFDQRLRFEEQAHQKDQGDDEAQIIDENFCTSLEYGLPPTGGWGMGIDRLVMFLTDNYSIKEVLAFPFMKDDKTAQDGKSAAEVVGIEPQPEEGIPHK